Proteins from one Halopseudomonas pelagia genomic window:
- a CDS encoding YtoQ family protein, producing the protein MIWTVYLSGEIHTDWREQIQAGAEAAGLPVEFTAPVTHHESSDAAGDMLGKPDVPFWRDHQSAKVNGIRTKTLLEQCDVAVIRFGDKYKQWNAAFDAGYCAAMGTPYITLHDEDIIHPLKEVDAAAMAWAQTPEQVVEVLKYVTSAR; encoded by the coding sequence TGATCTGGACTGTTTATTTATCCGGTGAGATCCATACCGACTGGCGCGAACAGATTCAAGCCGGCGCAGAAGCCGCCGGTTTGCCGGTGGAATTTACCGCCCCAGTCACCCATCACGAATCCAGCGACGCTGCGGGCGATATGTTGGGCAAGCCCGATGTACCCTTCTGGCGCGACCACCAGTCTGCCAAGGTCAACGGCATACGCACCAAGACGCTGCTGGAGCAGTGCGATGTGGCCGTGATCCGCTTTGGCGACAAGTACAAACAGTGGAACGCGGCCTTTGATGCCGGCTACTGCGCCGCCATGGGCACGCCCTACATTACCCTGCACGATGAAGACATCATCCATCCGCTCAAGGAAGTGGACGCAGCGGCGATGGCCTGGGCGCAGACCCCCGAGCAAGTGGTCGAGGTGTTGAAGTACGTTACCTCCGCCAGATAA
- a CDS encoding FMN-binding negative transcriptional regulator, with protein MYLPEHFAEDRPEQLHALMRAYSLGALVMHTDEGLDANHIPFELLAEQGAHGVLQGHIARANPLVQQITDGAPVLVIFQGPHGYISPNWYPSKHETHRQVPTWNYQVVHAHGRIRLRDDERFVRGLVARLTREHEAQAGSERPWKMTDSSPDYISEMLAKIVGIEIEIESLVGKFKLSQNKAAADVAGVVDALDERGQKMLADTMR; from the coding sequence TTGTACCTGCCCGAGCACTTTGCCGAAGACCGGCCCGAGCAACTGCACGCCCTGATGCGCGCCTACTCGCTGGGCGCGTTGGTGATGCACACCGACGAGGGGCTGGATGCCAACCACATACCCTTTGAGTTGCTGGCAGAGCAGGGCGCTCACGGCGTGCTGCAAGGCCATATAGCCCGCGCCAATCCATTGGTGCAGCAGATCACCGATGGCGCGCCCGTACTGGTGATCTTTCAGGGGCCGCACGGCTACATCTCGCCCAACTGGTACCCCAGCAAGCACGAAACCCACCGCCAGGTACCCACCTGGAATTACCAGGTAGTGCATGCCCATGGCCGCATTCGCCTACGTGACGACGAGCGCTTCGTCCGCGGCCTGGTAGCGCGGCTCACCCGTGAACATGAAGCCCAGGCTGGGTCCGAACGCCCCTGGAAGATGACCGACTCCAGCCCGGACTATATCAGCGAGATGTTGGCAAAGATTGTCGGTATCGAGATCGAGATTGAAAGCTTGGTGGGCAAGTTCAAGCTGAGCCAGAACAAGGCGGCTGCTGATGTGGCGGGGGTGGTGGATGCGCTGGATGAGCGTGGGCAGAAAATGCTGGCGGATACCATGCGCTAA
- a CDS encoding PLP-dependent aminotransferase family protein — translation MARNRYKALVDSLAADIRAGKLAPGTRLPTHRALAAKEGIALVTASRIYTELAAIGLVSGEAGRGTYVREIAMPPGHGIDQHSTAPAMLDLNFNYPELPEQTELLRSTLRRIASGGDLEALLRYQPHAGRTHERATVAKHLVRRGLRTTADQVVIVNGAQHGLAVTAIAMLNPGDVVAVDSLAYSGFKALGEAQHLELLPLPSSGHGPDLDSLALLCRQRKVRAVYVMPTLHNPLGWIMSLAQRQRLVDIAREHSLLIIEDAAYAFLVANPPPPLATLAPESTIYVSGFSKSAGTGLRVGYVVAPIEWVPKIERAVRATTWNTPGLMTAIVCEWIEDGILARLEAAKREDATKRQALARQILEGLQCSGYAASYFLWVHLPVDVRAEQVVMELLRSDIAVSSAEPFCTSEHVPQAIRIALGSVSFQLLAVGLRKVAQVIYDCSCGVVSPR, via the coding sequence ATGGCTCGCAACCGTTATAAAGCACTGGTCGATTCTCTGGCGGCCGATATTCGTGCGGGCAAGCTGGCCCCTGGCACGCGTCTTCCCACCCACCGCGCCCTGGCCGCAAAGGAAGGCATCGCTTTGGTAACTGCGTCGCGGATCTATACCGAGCTGGCCGCAATTGGATTGGTCAGTGGCGAGGCAGGAAGGGGCACCTATGTGCGAGAGATTGCCATGCCGCCGGGGCATGGGATCGATCAGCACTCAACGGCGCCCGCCATGCTGGACCTCAATTTCAATTACCCCGAGCTGCCTGAGCAAACGGAGCTTTTACGCAGCACGTTGCGGCGGATAGCTTCTGGCGGTGATCTGGAGGCGCTGCTGCGTTACCAGCCCCATGCCGGTCGAACACATGAGCGTGCAACGGTTGCCAAGCACTTGGTTCGCCGCGGATTGCGGACGACGGCGGATCAGGTAGTAATAGTCAACGGAGCGCAACATGGCTTGGCCGTCACTGCCATAGCCATGCTCAATCCGGGCGACGTGGTGGCAGTCGACAGCCTGGCTTATTCCGGCTTCAAGGCCCTGGGGGAAGCCCAGCATCTGGAGTTGTTGCCTCTCCCCTCTTCTGGCCACGGCCCCGATCTGGACTCGCTGGCGCTACTTTGCAGGCAACGGAAAGTGCGCGCGGTCTATGTTATGCCGACACTGCACAACCCGCTTGGCTGGATCATGAGCCTTGCGCAACGACAACGGCTGGTGGACATAGCACGCGAGCACAGTCTGCTGATTATCGAAGATGCTGCCTACGCGTTCCTGGTGGCTAACCCCCCGCCGCCGTTGGCCACCTTGGCGCCGGAGTCCACGATCTACGTATCAGGCTTCTCCAAAAGCGCAGGTACCGGGCTGCGGGTGGGCTATGTTGTGGCGCCGATAGAATGGGTACCCAAGATAGAACGCGCCGTAAGAGCAACAACCTGGAACACGCCAGGCTTGATGACCGCAATCGTGTGCGAGTGGATAGAAGATGGGATCTTAGCCCGTTTGGAGGCAGCGAAGCGTGAGGATGCGACCAAGCGGCAGGCATTGGCGAGGCAGATACTGGAAGGCTTGCAATGCTCTGGCTATGCGGCGTCTTACTTCCTGTGGGTTCATCTTCCGGTCGACGTGCGCGCAGAGCAGGTGGTGATGGAGTTGTTGCGCTCCGATATCGCCGTGTCCTCGGCGGAGCCCTTTTGCACTTCTGAGCATGTGCCGCAGGCAATCCGTATTGCGCTCGGCTCCGTTAGCTTCCAATTGTTGGCGGTAGGGCTGAGAAAGGTGGCGCAGGTGATATATGACTGCTCATGTGGGGTGGTTAGTCCGCGCTAG
- a CDS encoding DJ-1/PfpI family protein: MHISILTFEGFNELDSLIAFGVLNRIKQPGWRVTIASPERRVTSMNGLVLESQVSLHEACEADAVIIGSGIKTREIAADATLMAQLRLDPDGQLLAAQCSGALILAKLGLLNGVPACTDLTTKPWLQDADVEVLNQPFYAAGNVATAGGCLASNYLAAWIIARLISKEAAADALHYVAPVGEKEEFVSHVMGLVGAYFHDQSAQPTMGGVGTESRMPQK, translated from the coding sequence ATGCATATCAGTATTCTCACTTTTGAAGGCTTTAACGAACTCGACTCGTTGATTGCTTTCGGCGTCCTTAATCGTATAAAGCAGCCCGGCTGGCGAGTGACGATAGCGAGCCCTGAGCGGCGCGTAACATCCATGAACGGTCTGGTACTGGAAAGCCAGGTGTCGTTGCACGAGGCCTGCGAAGCAGACGCTGTGATCATCGGCAGCGGTATCAAGACAAGAGAAATAGCCGCCGACGCCACGCTTATGGCTCAGCTTCGCCTCGATCCCGATGGGCAGCTATTGGCGGCCCAATGTTCAGGTGCGCTGATACTGGCCAAGCTGGGTCTGTTAAATGGCGTGCCGGCGTGTACCGACCTGACCACCAAACCCTGGTTACAGGATGCCGACGTTGAGGTGCTGAATCAGCCCTTTTATGCCGCAGGCAACGTTGCGACTGCAGGTGGCTGCTTGGCTTCGAACTATCTTGCGGCGTGGATTATTGCCCGTTTGATCAGCAAGGAAGCCGCAGCAGATGCGCTGCATTACGTTGCGCCAGTAGGTGAAAAAGAGGAATTTGTCAGCCACGTGATGGGGTTAGTTGGCGCATATTTCCATGACCAGAGTGCGCAGCCAACGATGGGCGGGGTCGGCACTGAATCTAGGATGCCACAGAAGTGA
- a CDS encoding LysR family transcriptional regulator, which translates to MPNPDFNLLVTLDAVLAEGSVARAAKRLRLSPSAMSRALARLRETMGDPLLVRAGRGLVPTPRALELRDRVSQLVRDGQEILRPAETLDLNNLVRTFTLRTSEGFVECFGPELIARIAEQAPGVRLFFVQKPDKDSQSLRDGSVDLETGVIEASTAPELKVKALFRDNYVGAVRLGHRLSQGEITPSLYASGKHIFVSRRGADSGPIDDALILLGLTRKITTIVGGFSTALGLARGSDLIASVPQRHTASLREGMFSFPLPVPTAEFTVSLLWHPRFSADPAHRWLRTLVMEICAN; encoded by the coding sequence ATGCCAAACCCTGACTTCAACTTGCTCGTCACCCTTGATGCGGTACTCGCAGAGGGCAGTGTTGCGCGCGCGGCTAAACGCTTGCGCTTGAGCCCGTCGGCAATGAGCCGGGCACTCGCTCGACTGCGCGAGACAATGGGCGACCCCCTGCTGGTCAGAGCCGGACGAGGGCTGGTGCCGACGCCAAGGGCTCTCGAGTTGCGCGACCGGGTCAGTCAGCTCGTGCGCGATGGCCAGGAAATATTGCGTCCTGCAGAAACACTCGACCTTAACAACCTGGTCAGAACCTTCACGCTGCGAACCAGCGAAGGCTTTGTGGAGTGCTTTGGACCTGAGTTGATAGCGCGCATCGCAGAGCAGGCTCCTGGGGTCCGGTTATTTTTTGTGCAGAAGCCAGATAAAGACAGCCAGTCACTGCGCGATGGCAGCGTCGACCTGGAAACTGGAGTAATCGAGGCTTCCACAGCGCCGGAGTTGAAGGTAAAAGCGCTGTTCCGGGACAACTACGTCGGCGCGGTGAGGCTAGGTCACCGGTTAAGCCAAGGGGAGATCACCCCTTCCCTTTATGCTTCCGGCAAGCATATTTTCGTGTCGCGGAGAGGGGCTGATAGCGGTCCAATCGACGACGCTCTCATCCTGCTAGGGTTGACCCGCAAGATCACCACGATCGTGGGCGGCTTTTCGACCGCTCTGGGTTTGGCTCGAGGTTCCGACCTGATAGCCAGCGTTCCTCAACGTCACACAGCCAGTTTGCGGGAAGGGATGTTCAGCTTTCCCCTCCCAGTGCCCACGGCCGAGTTCACCGTTTCACTTCTGTGGCATCCTAGATTCAGTGCCGACCCCGCCCATCGTTGGCTGCGCACTCTGGTCATGGAAATATGCGCCAACTAA
- a CDS encoding MFS transporter translates to MVMVVLNTAIANVALPAIAVSLDVSPAMSVRVITAYQMALLMALLPCAALGERLGYRRVFALGVMLFTAATVLCSLAPSLPWLLAARFMQGLGGAAVMALGVALLRSAVAPDQLGAAIGWNAMAVALSSAAGPAIGALVLSATTWPWLFALQLPLGLFVLLITRSLHDNYGTASSVDLLSMALNVGMFGTLVFAVDVFIDRPILAGALLAVSGLQLVALVKREMPKKAPLIPIDLLGSRSFSLSVLASVFCFAGQTAAIVALPFYLQRNLEQSALMTGLYMVPWPLSVAIAAPLSRRLADKYSTGLICFSGGLLLAVGLGATSLWPLEEAVYLLIPFTMLCGLGFSLFNAANNRNLFLSASIERSGAAGGMQGTARLLGQTAGAVIMTVIFTFGEIATTPRIGFGLGAALTLFAALLSTLQIKRVA, encoded by the coding sequence ATGGTAATGGTGGTACTGAACACAGCTATTGCAAACGTCGCATTGCCCGCGATTGCAGTCTCGTTAGACGTATCTCCCGCTATGTCCGTCCGGGTAATCACTGCATACCAGATGGCATTGTTGATGGCGTTGCTGCCTTGCGCGGCCCTAGGCGAAAGACTGGGCTACCGTAGGGTATTTGCCCTGGGCGTCATGTTGTTCACGGCGGCTACAGTTTTGTGTTCCCTGGCGCCATCACTGCCTTGGCTGCTTGCTGCACGATTCATGCAAGGGCTTGGCGGCGCGGCAGTCATGGCACTTGGTGTTGCGCTGCTTCGCAGTGCCGTAGCTCCTGACCAACTCGGTGCGGCTATTGGCTGGAATGCCATGGCAGTGGCACTGTCTTCTGCTGCCGGTCCGGCTATCGGCGCATTGGTTCTATCGGCAACAACCTGGCCCTGGTTGTTTGCTCTGCAACTCCCTCTGGGTTTGTTCGTACTGCTCATTACACGCTCGCTTCACGATAATTATGGGACTGCCAGCAGCGTTGATTTATTGAGCATGGCGTTGAACGTCGGGATGTTCGGCACCTTGGTTTTTGCCGTCGATGTGTTTATCGACAGACCGATACTGGCAGGGGCCCTGTTAGCCGTATCGGGCTTACAACTGGTTGCACTGGTAAAGCGTGAAATGCCAAAAAAGGCGCCGCTGATCCCCATCGACCTCCTGGGATCCCGATCATTCAGCCTTTCCGTATTGGCGTCTGTGTTTTGTTTTGCGGGCCAGACAGCCGCTATTGTCGCCTTGCCGTTTTACTTACAACGCAACCTTGAGCAAAGCGCCTTGATGACCGGCCTCTATATGGTCCCATGGCCCTTGTCTGTTGCTATCGCAGCACCATTGTCACGCCGCCTTGCAGACAAATATTCGACAGGTTTGATCTGCTTTTCAGGCGGTTTGCTGCTCGCTGTGGGCCTGGGAGCAACATCGTTGTGGCCGCTCGAGGAAGCCGTCTATCTCCTTATACCGTTCACAATGCTGTGTGGGTTAGGTTTCAGCCTTTTTAATGCCGCAAATAATCGCAATCTGTTTCTCTCGGCATCCATCGAACGCAGCGGGGCGGCAGGAGGTATGCAAGGCACCGCTCGATTGCTTGGGCAGACTGCAGGGGCGGTGATTATGACGGTGATTTTTACTTTCGGTGAAATTGCAACGACACCTCGGATTGGGTTCGGGCTTGGCGCCGCTCTGACGTTATTCGCAGCGTTGCTGAGTACCTTGCAAATCAAGAGGGTGGCATGA
- a CDS encoding IS3 family transposase (programmed frameshift): protein MSNQRYSPEFKDEAVRQIVERGYPVAEVSERLGVSAHSLHKWVKAIKPSKSDEQTSELNDAKKEILKLRAQLRRTEEERDNLKKGRSVLRKPTRVKYRFVADHSSEFPVRTMCNLLDISRSGYYAWRFRPLSDRAVEDARLLPLIHASYGASFGVYGYRRISMDLKETGETCGKHRVHRIMKTNNIKAIHGYKKPRVVNGRPSILAPNTLNREFKVTTPDTAWVTDITYIRTWQGWLYLAVVLDLFSRRVVGWSMKPTLAREIVLDALMMAVWRRKPTSRVLVHSDQGSQYGSDDWRRFCHHHNLEPSMSRRGNCWDNAVAESFFSSLKKERIKKRIYKTRDIARADIFDYIEVFYNRNRRHSHLGGLSPEAFEAASA from the exons ATGAGTAACCAGCGATATTCACCCGAATTCAAAGACGAAGCGGTCCGGCAGATCGTCGAGAGGGGTTACCCAGTAGCCGAGGTCTCGGAGCGACTGGGTGTCTCTGCCCACAGCCTTCACAAATGGGTCAAGGCAATCAAGCCAAGTAAATCCGACGAACAGACCTCAGAGCTCAACGACGCAAAGAAGGAAATTCTTAAGCTGCGAGCCCAGCTTCGACGAACTGAGGAGGAGCGAGATA ATCTTAAAAAAGGCCGCTCGGTACTTCGCAAGCCAACCCGAGTGAAGTACCGATTTGTTGCTGACCACAGTAGCGAGTTTCCGGTGCGCACCATGTGCAACCTGCTTGATATCTCGCGAAGCGGCTACTACGCATGGCGTTTCCGGCCGTTGTCCGACAGAGCTGTCGAAGATGCTCGGCTGCTGCCTTTGATACATGCTTCTTACGGTGCCAGCTTTGGCGTCTATGGCTATCGGCGGATATCAATGGACCTGAAAGAGACTGGTGAGACGTGCGGTAAGCACAGAGTCCATCGCATCATGAAGACCAATAATATCAAAGCGATACACGGTTATAAAAAGCCAAGAGTTGTGAACGGCCGACCATCGATCCTGGCACCCAATACGCTTAACCGGGAATTCAAGGTGACCACACCAGACACCGCTTGGGTAACCGATATTACTTACATTAGGACCTGGCAAGGATGGCTATACCTGGCAGTCGTACTGGATCTGTTCTCACGCAGAGTAGTGGGCTGGTCCATGAAACCGACGCTAGCACGCGAGATCGTTCTAGACGCTCTCATGATGGCTGTCTGGCGTCGCAAACCCACTAGCCGAGTGCTGGTTCACTCAGATCAGGGGTCTCAATATGGCAGCGACGACTGGAGACGATTCTGTCATCACCACAACCTTGAGCCAAGCATGAGTCGACGCGGCAATTGTTGGGACAATGCTGTCGCGGAGTCATTTTTTAGTAGTTTGAAAAAAGAGCGCATTAAGAAGCGCATCTACAAAACCAGAGACATAGCTCGCGCAGATATCTTTGATTACATCGAAGTGTTTTATAATCGAAATCGGCGCCACAGCCATCTCGGCGGCTTAAGCCCAGAGGCTTTCGAGGCCGCTTCAGCATGA
- a CDS encoding TRAP transporter permease — protein MKTDIITAEEAAPGNEVTRLGDAYSWQSIAFVVLSVCGLVSGIAYIFGFTWEGRRLLEGEYYWIFIGFFAAAAFIALPARAAQTKVPIYDVLAALSVLAASFYFAHNAWDMVQAGWSNLYLGILIWLLMMELARRSGGTPFLLVVVLIGLYPLVASHFPGLFMGVPYQFDHMIESYVFRAEGMMGITTKIVAEIILGFLVFAGILLATGAGTFFIDLANAGFGRYRGGSAKVAVVASAFMGSLSGSIFSNIAGTGSITIPTMKKAGYPPHYAGAIEACASTGGVVMPPVMGAIAFVMAITIGVDYATIMIAAILPSLLFYFGLILQVDGYAARNGMKGMPKEDLPSTRKVLMRGWPFLFVMAFLMWGLLYMRWEYYTPWYACILMIGLSFLRKETRLTPARLYSAIRQIGVLITQTAAIILPIAFVVGALTITGVTGSVTSGLVGLGGDNLFLVILFGIVACFVMGMAGLAIVAYIFLAVTLAPAIIEVGGLNTIAVHFFIVYYAMLSVITPPVGAAAFLAGTIAGAKPMRTSFTAMRLGIVIYFVPLFFLFQPALLLQGDLTPLLYVLPSIIAGIMLISGGLEGYLLGAGLVKPWQRLPLIAAGFAFSFPGPMTTLIGGLASAVLAAMVWQQNRGKPGLV, from the coding sequence ATGAAAACCGACATCATCACTGCTGAAGAAGCTGCACCAGGCAACGAGGTTACGCGGCTGGGTGACGCCTACTCATGGCAGAGCATCGCCTTTGTTGTGCTGAGCGTCTGCGGGCTGGTCAGCGGTATCGCCTATATATTCGGCTTTACCTGGGAAGGCCGGCGCCTGCTGGAAGGCGAGTACTACTGGATCTTTATCGGCTTCTTCGCCGCCGCCGCCTTTATCGCGCTACCCGCCAGAGCCGCACAGACCAAAGTGCCGATTTACGATGTACTGGCCGCCTTAAGCGTGCTGGCCGCGAGTTTCTATTTCGCCCACAACGCTTGGGACATGGTTCAGGCCGGCTGGAGCAATCTGTACCTGGGCATTCTCATCTGGCTGTTGATGATGGAGCTGGCCCGGCGCAGCGGCGGTACGCCCTTCCTGCTGGTGGTGGTGCTGATCGGGCTGTATCCGCTGGTCGCCAGCCATTTCCCCGGCCTGTTCATGGGCGTGCCCTACCAGTTCGACCACATGATCGAATCCTACGTGTTCCGTGCCGAGGGCATGATGGGCATCACCACCAAGATCGTCGCCGAGATCATTCTGGGCTTTCTGGTCTTCGCCGGCATCCTGCTGGCGACCGGCGCCGGCACCTTCTTTATTGACCTGGCCAATGCCGGTTTCGGCCGTTATCGCGGCGGCTCGGCCAAGGTTGCGGTGGTCGCCAGCGCCTTTATGGGCAGCCTGTCCGGTTCGATCTTTTCCAACATCGCCGGCACCGGCTCCATCACCATCCCGACCATGAAAAAGGCCGGCTACCCGCCCCACTACGCCGGAGCCATCGAAGCCTGCGCCTCAACCGGCGGCGTGGTGATGCCGCCAGTGATGGGTGCGATTGCCTTCGTCATGGCGATTACCATTGGCGTGGACTACGCCACCATCATGATCGCCGCCATCCTGCCGTCGCTGCTGTTCTACTTTGGCCTGATCCTGCAAGTGGATGGCTATGCCGCGCGCAACGGGATGAAAGGCATGCCGAAGGAAGATCTGCCCTCCACCCGCAAGGTGCTGATGCGCGGCTGGCCGTTTCTGTTCGTCATGGCGTTCCTGATGTGGGGGCTGCTGTACATGCGCTGGGAATACTACACGCCCTGGTATGCCTGCATCCTGATGATTGGCCTGTCGTTCCTGCGCAAGGAAACGCGCCTGACGCCCGCCCGGCTGTACAGCGCCATACGGCAGATCGGCGTACTCATCACCCAGACCGCCGCCATCATTCTGCCCATCGCCTTCGTGGTCGGCGCTCTGACCATTACCGGCGTCACCGGCTCGGTCACCTCCGGCCTGGTGGGATTAGGCGGCGACAACCTGTTTCTGGTGATCCTGTTTGGCATCGTCGCCTGTTTCGTCATGGGCATGGCCGGGTTGGCCATCGTCGCCTATATCTTCCTGGCGGTGACACTGGCCCCGGCGATCATTGAAGTGGGCGGGCTGAATACCATCGCCGTGCACTTCTTTATCGTCTACTACGCCATGCTCTCGGTGATCACCCCTCCGGTCGGCGCAGCGGCCTTTCTCGCTGGCACCATAGCCGGTGCCAAGCCGATGAGAACCTCGTTCACCGCCATGCGCCTGGGCATTGTTATTTACTTCGTGCCGCTGTTCTTCCTGTTCCAGCCTGCCCTGCTGCTGCAGGGAGACCTGACACCGCTGCTCTACGTGCTGCCCTCGATTATCGCCGGCATTATGCTGATCTCCGGCGGGCTGGAGGGCTACCTACTCGGCGCCGGTCTGGTGAAACCCTGGCAACGCTTGCCGCTGATTGCCGCAGGCTTTGCCTTTAGCTTCCCGGGGCCGATGACCACCCTGATCGGCGGCCTGGCATCAGCCGTGCTGGCAGCCATGGTGTGGCAGCAGAACCGGGGCAAGCCAGGGCTGGTATGA
- a CDS encoding TAXI family TRAP transporter solute-binding subunit, whose amino-acid sequence MQIRSLKAVLAASSMAGALAFSAITSAQANDDSMPNLLVIGTPGTSSGSFASTNGWGPTLQKDLGINVRVVPEDSEVQRHRRLTERRDLALSSVSAAELRFQIQGIGHYATMTPVPQRVIWHHNDTPWGFVVSGDSDLHSMDDLKQGGLRVAQGQFSPPMIAAVRDGLPAYLGMTPEEGAANYQFVPASSYVENCRTVVEGRADVAYCATVSSVMAEMEGAPGGIRWLPMDLDNTEAWAGFLEHRPMVVPGTITMGVASSKGIDGLASNFLYAAPADADEEFAYRMARWFHQSFDEYKGSHPLSTRMSMEVFREYLDRSPLPVHEGTVRYLKEINVWTEEDEGWNQQAIQKMDSWMAAREAALAEAQASGIKPNANDEQFMAIVKKHTQGLEGFRTRL is encoded by the coding sequence ATGCAGATCAGATCGCTGAAGGCGGTGTTGGCTGCCAGCTCTATGGCGGGCGCGCTGGCATTCAGCGCTATCACTTCAGCCCAGGCCAATGATGACAGCATGCCGAACCTGCTGGTGATCGGCACGCCCGGCACCTCCAGCGGCAGCTTTGCCTCCACCAACGGCTGGGGGCCAACGCTGCAGAAGGATCTGGGCATCAACGTGCGCGTGGTGCCGGAGGACAGCGAAGTCCAGCGCCATCGCCGCCTCACCGAACGTCGCGATCTGGCGCTAAGCTCGGTCTCAGCGGCGGAACTGCGCTTCCAGATCCAGGGCATCGGCCACTACGCGACCATGACGCCCGTACCCCAACGCGTAATCTGGCACCACAACGACACGCCCTGGGGCTTTGTTGTATCCGGCGACTCTGATCTGCACAGCATGGACGACCTCAAGCAAGGAGGCCTCAGGGTGGCCCAGGGGCAATTCTCGCCGCCCATGATTGCCGCCGTCCGTGATGGCCTGCCCGCCTACCTCGGCATGACGCCGGAAGAAGGCGCTGCCAATTACCAATTTGTGCCCGCCAGCAGTTATGTCGAGAACTGCCGCACCGTCGTGGAAGGCCGGGCCGATGTCGCCTACTGCGCCACGGTCAGCTCGGTAATGGCAGAAATGGAAGGCGCCCCCGGCGGCATTCGCTGGCTGCCCATGGATCTGGACAACACCGAGGCATGGGCCGGCTTTCTGGAGCACCGGCCCATGGTCGTGCCTGGCACCATCACCATGGGCGTCGCCTCCTCCAAGGGCATCGACGGCCTGGCCTCGAACTTTCTCTACGCGGCCCCGGCGGATGCAGACGAGGAATTCGCCTACCGCATGGCCAGATGGTTTCACCAGTCCTTCGATGAGTACAAAGGCTCTCACCCGCTCTCCACACGGATGAGTATGGAGGTGTTCCGGGAATATCTGGATCGCTCGCCGCTGCCAGTGCATGAAGGCACGGTGCGTTATCTCAAGGAGATCAACGTCTGGACCGAGGAAGACGAAGGCTGGAACCAGCAAGCGATTCAGAAGATGGACAGCTGGATGGCCGCGCGCGAGGCCGCCCTGGCCGAAGCCCAGGCAAGCGGTATCAAGCCGAACGCCAACGACGAACAATTCATGGCCATTGTGAAGAAGCACACACAGGGGCTGGAAGGCTTTCGTACGCGTCTTTGA
- a CDS encoding AEC family transporter, with product MTSLLLLALVPIAILIAMGTWLRQSGFVQETFWPQAEKLGYYVLLPSLFFHSLATAELGDVPVRAMMLTLVLSILVVAALLLALRPLFKLDGPAFTSLFQGGVRFNNYVGVSAAAGLFGAQGIALAALANAAIVPTVNVLCVLVLARYGSAGRLSLLAVARQLVRNPLLVACVLGMAAQAMELRIPGGIEPALKALGQASLPLGLLCVGAALNLSAAAGWIRPIGLSSVAKFLILPLVTLGFCHLFGLQGEAAIAAILFQALPTASSSYILARHLGGDAPLMAGIIAAQTLIAAVALPVMVITLTPWL from the coding sequence ATGACCTCTTTGCTGTTACTCGCTTTAGTGCCTATCGCCATTCTGATTGCCATGGGCACCTGGCTGCGTCAATCCGGCTTTGTGCAGGAGACGTTCTGGCCGCAGGCTGAAAAACTGGGCTATTACGTGCTGTTGCCGTCGCTGTTCTTTCATAGCCTGGCCACGGCAGAGTTGGGCGATGTGCCCGTGCGCGCGATGATGCTGACGCTGGTGTTGTCCATTCTGGTGGTTGCGGCACTGCTGCTTGCGCTGCGGCCGCTGTTCAAGCTGGACGGCCCAGCGTTCACCTCGCTGTTTCAGGGCGGGGTACGTTTCAATAATTACGTGGGCGTGTCTGCCGCGGCAGGTCTGTTCGGCGCGCAGGGCATTGCCCTCGCGGCGCTGGCCAACGCGGCGATAGTGCCCACCGTCAATGTGCTCTGCGTGCTGGTTCTGGCGCGCTATGGCTCGGCAGGACGATTGTCACTTCTGGCTGTAGCTCGGCAACTGGTGCGTAATCCGTTACTGGTTGCCTGCGTGCTGGGTATGGCGGCGCAGGCGATGGAATTGCGCATCCCCGGGGGGATAGAACCGGCGCTCAAAGCGCTGGGGCAGGCGTCGCTGCCGCTTGGTCTGCTGTGCGTCGGCGCCGCCTTGAACCTGAGCGCAGCTGCCGGCTGGATAAGGCCGATAGGTCTTTCGTCCGTCGCCAAGTTCCTGATCCTGCCGCTGGTCACCCTGGGCTTCTGCCACCTGTTCGGTTTGCAAGGGGAGGCGGCTATAGCCGCCATCCTGTTCCAGGCGTTACCGACTGCCTCGTCGTCCTACATATTGGCGCGCCACCTGGGCGGCGACGCGCCGCTGATGGCCGGCATTATTGCCGCCCAGACCCTGATTGCCGCCGTCGCGCTGCCGGTGATGGTGATTACCTTGACGCCCTGGCTTTAG